One Oryctolagus cuniculus chromosome 7, mOryCun1.1, whole genome shotgun sequence genomic window, TTTATTGATGAACTATCTCTTCAATTctaacattttttcatttctagaatttgtttttgtttaaatacACCATACCacctttacaattttttttcaagcTTGATTTTTATGATCTTGAATATTTACACATAACTGTTTTCTGATCTATGTCTGCTAACTTCAGCAAAAAGTTTCTACAGGTCTATTTGTATTGCCTAttgttgctgctgcttcccacccagTATCTTGTTTCTTTATGTATCTGATTACCTCTGACTGTTTGCTggatactgaatttttttttaagattgtatttattgatttatttatttaagaggtagagtcacagagagaaggggagagagacaactgtatcccacattggagtgcccggaactgggccaacctgaagccaggagccaggagcttcttctggtctcacacatgagtgcaggagcccaagcgcttgggccatctgccactgctttcccaggccataatcagagagctggactggaaaagcagcatccaggacacaaactgaagcccatatgggatgctggtgccgtaggtggaggctgagcctacatcacagcactggccccctgtacacctcaatttaaaataatttgtggaaATTCTTGAGGCTTGTGATGGTGTTATTTCCtccaaagaaaattcaaaggTGTTGAGACATTAATAATCATGGATCTTTAATCCACATTCAAggattaaaatatttctagacCTAACCAGACTCCCCAAAGTTTAGCTATAATCTAGGAAAACTGATTTACACTGTACCCTTATTCCAATAGtcccctggggcgggggggggtgtcCCAGCTCTTGACGCACCTCCTCTCTCATCCAGATCTCTAATTTTAGACCCTAAATCTTCAAGCTGCCAAAAGTTAACCCAGTGCTTTGGCTAAATTCCAGACTGGCAAATGCACCCTAGGAATAAAATAGCCCCAAGTACTGGGTCTGCTTCTCTGGATTCATCTCCCCTCTAGGGTTAGCCCAGTAATTCTCACTATTTGCTTGACCTTGATACTTTTTAGAGgatgtgttttatattttgacTTTAGTTTTCTTCAGTGAGAAAATGGCCCACCATTCCCAAAGCCGAAGTCCTAATTATCATTTCCTAAGCTCCTCACACTGAAAGGACGGAGCAaagtcccacatgggagaccaggaagaagctcctggctcttggtctcagcctgctccagccccaaccccaaccaaactctgcctttcaaataaacaaaataaacctttaaaataaaaagtctgaggaaaaaaatatcaatgaaaacAAGTAAAGGTCTCTTCCTCTAAtactaaaatgaaagaaatattaaatagattcttaaaactttttggtatgtaattttaaattttattttatccagCAGTCAAATTAAAATCATAGAAATTGCAAACAGCTTCAAGATTCGGTTTCCATTGTGGTGTGCATTTGTGAAACACCGTGATACAAACGTCAATGGTGGTTATAATGGCCCATACTTTCTGAACATAATTTTAGCAGACAGGATCATAATTAAGTTGAAGAAAGCCATCAGTAATATTCAGTTTGTCCTGATTCAGGCTCTTCTATAGCAGCAGGTGGTGACATCTGAAGATGAAAGTTTGAAAATGCATGGAGCAGGAAGACACCAGAAGAACCAAGGTAAAACAGAGGACCAGGAGTTCTGTTGTGATCAAATTTAAATCAAACCTCCTGCCATTGCTATGATTACAGGCTTGATGGAGATAACTTTGTTATGATATCATGATCCCCCCTCAATCTGTCTCACCATATCGCCAAAATCTCAATGGTATTGtttttcactgttttattttccaCTAAAAGTTCAACAAATTACATGAAAGGGGTAATAACAACCACCCCCAaatttttaatgccattttctgtttttcatttcaatAGGATAGTGTCTCTTTGTCATGTTATGTCCCTGTCACAGAACAATATAACACTTACTAGTtctctgggtggggagggggaatcATAAACACCCAATGATAAGATAAAATAAGCCAAAATCCCCTTCATTAGTAGAAGTCTGTAAAATCATCAACCGGTGGGCATAATTTTATTAGAAGTGCGCCTGAAGATGAGATAGTTGGCTTAAGCCACCACAGATACAGCATGTCATAGTGGTTTCCACACGCCTCTCCCCCGGCAGTGTAACTGGCTGGGGACATCACTGGATCTCACAGGAAACAGTGAGAGGGATTCATTTGGCCTTTAGCAATGACTCAGCCCCTTGTATTTAAAAGTCCAGGGGCTTCATGCACACAACTATCCTTCTTCAAATAGAAATGCCTGCTTGCATCTTTGCTACAGTAAAACAAAACCTTTAatgcaagtttttattttatggcATCATCTCTCCTTAGatcataataaatatattttattatgcttTAACAGATTTCACAAGCAATAAAAAGTAGTATCTCTATATCATCTTCCCCATCCAGCAAGCCGGTTTCATTTTGTGTAAACATTTCTCCCCTTATAAATCcagaagataaataaattaactcTCTAACCCTACCTAGCTTCTAGAAtctcaaagaaagaaactatAAATCAGGTTCTACAGAACTTCTTTggtttgtacttttttttaaagatttatttatttttattcaaaagtcagagttacacagagagaggagaggcagagagagagagagatagagatgtcttccatccgctggttccccaattggccacaacaaccggagctgcgccaatccgaagccaggagccaagagcttcctccggatctctcactagggagcaggggcccaaggacttgggccatcttctgctgctttcccaggccacagcagagagctggatcagaagtggagcagccggctcttgaactggcacccatatgggatgctggtgcttcaggccagggcgttaacccactgcaccacagcgccagcccctggtttgTACTTAAACACATGACACACAATCCCACAAAGAAATGAGTGTGGAATTTTTCTTAACATTCAACTTGAAACACTAGACATAATAAGCTGaattgctggggggggggggtgggaggacaAGGAATTATGATCAAATGCTGAAAATGTAAAcatgaaaacaaatcttttaaaaaatgatttaattatgAAAAGTCAGAAAACTGCAGAGTTCCAAACAAATTCTACACGTGGAAACAAAGGCTCATTTAccatcttcttttaaattttgttttcaaataatggTCCATCTATTGAACCTAGTCTTTCCTGGCAAACAGAGAAAAATACAGGGTTTTTATATGTTCAATATTCCGTAAAACACAGCCGGCATTTGTTCCTGAAGTTAGGATGACACCTTTCACTTTGATTCAGAGGAACTTAAAAATTGTTCCAGCATGACTATTTCCATTAGCTACTCCCAAAACCCAGTgcacaaacaacaacaaacactgcTGTTTTAGTAAGAGTCCTgtcttcccttttattttatgaGCCCAAGAACAAATTCGGAGAAAAGCTTCCTAAGTCCCGCAGTTTCAAATTCTTTTTGTAACTCATCCAACGCTGAATACTCTTTGACTTCAAATGCCAGAAACCTGCATTATACAAGAGAAGCTCATGAATATGCCTAGATTTGTCAGAGTATAATTATCGATTCAGTTGCTTTTCCATCTGCAATAGTACTAAATTATACCTTTTGTGTTCCGTCTGCACTTTTGTTTCAAACAGTACACTAATcattttctctttgcatttctttCCACTTGAGTCCACATCTACTTTGGAGGTTTTCTGAAGAATCAGGTACTcctaaaagagaaatcagaatgttAAATACGTCGCTTACTCTGTGTCTCAAAGTTCTACTTTGAAAGCAGCCACAAACTTGCAGGCTTATTTTCATGCTTGCAGACTACTCTCTCTTGGAATCAAGCAGTACGAGCTATACAGTGTTTCCACATGTTTGGCAAAATAACCTGCTGGTGAAGACAGGAATCAAGAGTGACGACATGGAACTACTCAAGTTTAAACCTGGACTGGACTGCCCTCTAGATCACACCCTGGGCTGGTTATTAaatcctctgtgcctcagttatCTCCTCCATAAAATGGGACTCATGGCACGCTCCACCTCATGAGGAAGCTGAAATGAGGTAATACACAAAAAGCACttagaggccggcattgtggcacagcaggttaaactgccacctgcaactccagatcccatgtcagagtacctgtttgaatcccagctgctctgattctgatccagctccctgctactgtgccagggaaagcagcaaaagatggcccaaataatcagggccctgccactcacgtgggagacggATTCctttcctggcgcctggctttggtctgctatttggggattgaaccagtggatgggagatctctttgtctctctcattttctctctctctctctctctttctctctctctctctctttcaaataaataacacaaatcttaaaagacaaacaaaaaaagcacttAGATGGGTACCTGGCATACAAGTGCTTTGGCACATTTAAGAGCACAAGCCACCACTGTTATTACTACTAATGCAGCATGGGAATAAACGTATCAGTCACACAGCACTTACCATTCCAAATTGATGACATCCATAAATATGTTCCTATACATTCTCAATCCCAGTATACAAATCTCAaaatttggggcaggtgtttagcacagcagttgagatgccgcttgggatacctgcatcctatactAGAGAGAGGCAttgagtgctggctcctctgcttccaacccagcttcctgctagtgcataccGTGGGtagcagcaggtgacggttcaagtgctgagtccctgacacacatataggagacccagactgagttccaggcctggctttggcctggtcctgcattagctgctgtgggcatttaaaagtgaaccagtagatggaagatgtctgtctttcaaatgtaatgaaaacttaaaatataaaataatgggggtggggaaggagagatgttgtgatacagtgggataagcctccacttgggacaTGTGCATTTGATATCAGTCTACCAAGGATCAAATccttgcctccacttctgatccagctgcttgccaatgtataccctgggaggcagcaaatgatggctcgagtacttagGTCCCAACCACCgatgtgggagatgtgggtggtgttcctggatcctggtttcagcctagcccacctctggttgctgcaggcatgggggaatgaaccagaagatggatgttctctctctctctctttctctctctctctccctttaaaataaataaactttaagaaatttttgaaaataacaaaattcaaCAGAGAAATTTATGTAAAGTTTTAGAAACAACGCATACAAAAGaactctttaaaaagttcattagcAGAGTTCTATTCATATGACTACATACTTCTCAACTGATGATTCAATCTGAGTGACAACATCCACAAACAGCTGCATTTACCCAGACAGTTATAGATACACTGTAACTCACCATAGAACAGTACCTGACCCAGAATACATACCGCATGTGAATTATTGTTATATCTCTTTCCCATAATCCAGCATGAATCTGGTTAACCAAATGCCAAAGTCGTTTTGTGATGAGAGCCCGTCATGAAAGAACTAGGTCGTTATTCTACAAGTCTGAAGATTATAGGCTGTTCATGCTAAATCTGTTAGAAAGGAGTTCAGTTATAATTATTCCTGACCCAATCtatctaaaagtaaaaaaaagaactattctGTGATTTGCAGctcctttaatatttaaaatataataagcaGTTTTCCTCATCTGGTCCCACATAAAACAGGTTGGAAAATTCTGAAGATGACGATTTTGAAAGCAGCCGCTGAGACAAGTCAGGTGGAAAGCAAAAGTTAGTAGGAGGTGACAAGCTGACAGCCCTAATGACTCTACTTTTACTAACACTAAATCTTGGTTACAAGGGACAAGCACCTCTTCCTGTGTAGTATAGATCCAAATTAACGTGTCAGGATGGATTTTTAACTGCCATGGAGTCACATGTTTTGCAGGCTACTGGCTATGGAAGGAAATATTAATATGCACATACATTCCTGTCCATTTAGAAAGTTGAGGCTCACGACTGACTATGGAAATAAACAGACAAGCCACAGAGAGTCTCTTAGAACCTGTCACTGCCCTGAAGTGGCATGATTTTTCACAATCTACTCTTACACTCCTTCTTCAAGCTTTGCAAGTTTGTAGCTGTAATCACGAGTTAGAcattctttaaagaagaactgaagaTTCATTAACATAGTAATAGTGAAAGCAGAAACATCCTAATGATTATCCTATTGTTATAAAGCACACTTAGAGGCACACcattttaaacagaaaacagCCAGATTCCCATTCAACACTGAACTTGTTGGCACCTTGATGTTGTTTCTGTCGCCTTGGAGTAAAATCAGTATGATTTTACCCAGGAACATCAGTCTTCCCGTCAGCCTCAAGTCTGAAGCCCACGTCTCCACGGTTTTGATGTATTTGGCCCTTGCTCTCATGTGATCTAAATGCAGAAGAGTCATCCACAGGCCGTCGTCCGCAGCCGTGCTTGTTGGCAAAGCGCGCTGGGGGCTGCCCGCCTTCGTCTCCAGGCCGGCCAGGATGCGCCCCAGATGCTGCTGGATCCAGAGAAGCAGCTCGTGCACCATGGGCTCCGACACGAGCTGCGCCGCTCGCTCCAGTAACTTCCCTCTCACAGCCTCGCACTGGGTCCTGGTCAGGTGCTCGGAGTGAACGGAGAtcccagggagacacagagggtaGCTAGCCGGTAAATGGAACACGAGCTCCAAGGGCACGTGCACACCCTTCAGTCCTTCGGCTTCAGTGCGGACTCTGACCACGGCCCCATCTGTCTCTGGAAGGCACCCAAAAGTCATCATTAGCTGTGCACAAGTCAATGGGAAGAGGCACTAGCAAGTTCAAtgttttttccccccataggaaaaaaaaaattcagctattaaccaaaaaaaaaaaaaaaaaaaaaaaagcaaaaaacaaaaagccactaACAAAGCTGTGCAGATGATCTCCTTCAACCGTACACACATCTCCACACATTTACACACATCGGCACCTGGGACATAACTGGTAGTTACACCTGCTATAGCTCACTACTTATGAAGCTACcagggaggatttttttttttttttttttttggacaggtagagtggacagtgagagagagatagagagaaaggttttcctttgccgttggttcaccctccaatggccgacacggccagcgcaccacgccgatccgaaggcaggagccaggtgcttctcctggtctcccatggggtgcagggtccaaccacctgggccatcgtccactgcactccctggccacagcagagagctggcctggaagaggggaaactgggacagaatccggcgccccgaccaggactagaacctggtgtgccggcgccgcaaggcggaggattagcctagtgagccacggcgctggcccaggaagGATTTTCATCAGATGATTCTTTTGTGGCCAGATTTAGTTGACAATTCTAGAAACTAACGCTTACAAACTTCCAAAGGACCACCGGGCATAAGGCTATCAACTGTGTTCTTAGTTAAAAGTTGGGCATGACCTCTGAAGGTCACGTTGTGGCAAGTTCAAGTCAAAACAAACACTGACCCTGCACAGAGAAATAATGGTGTGAGACCTACCCAGCCCCTCTCTTTTCTCAGTTACAATGCGTGATTATCAGTATAGGCTGAAGGCAGCCAACGTGAGTGGACATCATCTGGCTCCCTAAAAAGAACGGGGCAGCACACACAGGAGAGGAGGCAAactcctctgctctctctcagACCCGCTCGGCTTCACCCCTCTGATGTGTTCCACACCACTTCACCCTGCTCCTCCAAAAGCTGAAAGAATGTCAGGCTGATTGATTCA contains:
- the RWDD3 gene encoding RWD domain-containing protein 3 isoform X2, with amino-acid sequence MAESMQEELSALAAIFCGPHEWEVLSRSETDGAVVRVRTEAEGLKGVHVPLELVFHLPASYPLCLPGISVHSEHLTRTQCEAVRGKLLERAAQLVSEPMVHELLLWIQQHLGRILAGLETKAGSPQRALPTSTAADDGLWMTLLHLDHMRARAKYIKTVETWASDLRLTGRLMFLGKIILILLQGDRNNIKEYLILQKTSKVDVDSSGKKCKEKMISVLFETKVQTEHKRFLAFEVKEYSALDELQKEFETAGLRKLFSEFVLGLIK
- the RWDD3 gene encoding RWD domain-containing protein 3 isoform X3; amino-acid sequence: MAKPGDQEPGASCGSPTWVQEPEDVGPPPLLSQAIAESWIRSGAAGTPTWPIWDPPTFKYTLHLSRHETDGAVVRVRTEAEGLKGVHVPLELVFHLPASYPLCLPGISVHSEHLTRTQCEAVRGKLLERAAQLVSEPMVHELLLWIQQHLGRILAGLETKAGSPQRALPTSTAADDGLWMTLLHLDHMRARAKYIKTVETWASDLRLTGRLMFLGKIILILLQGDRNNIKVPTRVPDSSENLQSRCGLKWKEMQREND
- the RWDD3 gene encoding RWD domain-containing protein 3 isoform X4, coding for MAESMQEELSALAAIFCGPHEWEVLSRSETDGAVVRVRTEAEGLKGVHVPLELVFHLPASYPLCLPGISVHSEHLTRTQCEAVRGKLLERAAQLVSEPMVHELLLWIQQHLGRILAGLETKAGSPQRALPTSTAADDGLWMTLLHLDHMRARAKYIKTVETWASDLRLTGRLMFLGKIILILLQGDRNNIKVPTRVPDSSENLQSRCGLKWKEMQREND
- the RWDD3 gene encoding RWD domain-containing protein 3 isoform X1, whose amino-acid sequence is MAKPGDQEPGASCGSPTWVQEPEDVGPPPLLSQAIAESWIRSGAAGTPTWPIWDPPTFKYTLHLSRHETDGAVVRVRTEAEGLKGVHVPLELVFHLPASYPLCLPGISVHSEHLTRTQCEAVRGKLLERAAQLVSEPMVHELLLWIQQHLGRILAGLETKAGSPQRALPTSTAADDGLWMTLLHLDHMRARAKYIKTVETWASDLRLTGRLMFLGKIILILLQGDRNNIKEYLILQKTSKVDVDSSGKKCKEKMISVLFETKVQTEHKRFLAFEVKEYSALDELQKEFETAGLRKLFSEFVLGLIK